The Elephas maximus indicus isolate mEleMax1 chromosome 19, mEleMax1 primary haplotype, whole genome shotgun sequence genome contains a region encoding:
- the LOC126062682 gene encoding oxygen-regulated protein 1-like, whose product MSETPSTSFSVIHGTSPEGRVPHARHLSVPQPVVAKRISFYKSGDPQFGGVQVVVNPRSFKTFDALLDNLSGKVPLPFGVRNISTPRGMHSVTRLEELQDGQSYLCSHGRRVQPVDLERARRRPRPWQSSRAADAHATNAHARRAANAHARRAAAAPSAPSAPARGPRRLVVFRNGDPRVGRVVAVSPRVTQSFEAFLRHLAEVLRCPVAKLYATDGRKVPSLQAVILSSGAIVAAGREPFKPGNYDIQKYLLPARLPGIAHRVHPEGNARLESRKTSIHVPSSPRSRVYTGSSHKMHNNNNNDCYSDCSLAPENYLALEKNDSQNLLIEPSEDDIEKSVIFNQDGTMTVEMKVRFKIKEEETIRWTTTVSRADLSNNDEKCEASSSSGGTDDRSSGLKLEACSLSAELLPMMKNDNHEDNMVEEINTQMTDGRVATCSSASWENAAMDTNVIQVTQDQEKYRFYRPPTPGPRRVRQKKSVIGSVTLVAETEIQEKTIRQISYNEETEDEENKSEYHMFTHSSSKMSSVSNTPVLVQINNDEQLESSLERKKESRLLKSSAVSTGVLEITSQKTLEMPQNGMLQTISENSIVEEDTVDSVISDNKTSTKTFRRYDNTNDWFSPISADTTHSSGNNFGTDKTISEASTSVGSSTVTTRIDKLINEFAQCGVTKLPDNENLISLSIASKKKQQSQQMINTGYQDGEIITKGVPSKSERMNTGGKIKIAQETIWQNSHSPPQGEVLCEEDLQARNIVIESNDFYAKSNLNSMISKNFHRNKLNTTQNPKVQGLLKKPKAKSRHLKKVSLERPTKREIGQGDKIFPQSEFKYCKNTFENQSLFHVFNFLEQTPRTFCGPQSQAEVASRYLRGLTKNSLVSKVTNSHITLKKHKKQKEKLKSGTIVRKQSNSLALLKKADFPEDIAHQSIQNYIQTWLQNINPFPALQPRKSAPVCKSERNLVSCNNNRFPGNSHTSSRKGNNFVMGSNKHITKNASLTADNLDKEVGKSLIAKGNGEELSRDVCENQVGSLNDAYLVSMHECGTLSESAIDDHNTKSQASVEKAGRGVSHASQKINLATEKQSVEAAIQVDCIGEDAQKDLIPALLLRQLQASVPSIQKTQNGVVQMPVSLSDVSFPSPAICNSSTKLLLAWLLVLNMKGIMSSFCQGDAHKSTSRSSEILALLEVLKHIAITEEADDLKAAVANLVESTTDCFGFNEKKQNMVPVGLSANYFTAPNQKVPKCTENEETQEISSLAGVSEDCVSEVTCSPCNTCTVGKIYFAEETCNPSDTFFPDDSCAMDQTFSRNKACFPGEVCSLTDAVSCVRKENHIHEAACPIDEACSPMKVCSTNGFLNSKENAYTDNLELIEELERVDEVQKDLNILADTGYKNSCNTLVSQENMSNLSHCDFFLNATEPEFGKKHSSLAQFQSCSLKDKNAYTSFDKEESRTSEEAGSITNSMTSSERNISELESFEELENQNTNIFNTKVNAGEQAAEESIQKEVEASKNLELIEASSRNIIEEERKNDVICETIGKSLVTPPSLVFCYDSKQNSEKEINEGKTKMRVKMMVKSMEIGSYSESSLDFKKCLKSPLTSDFSDYRQDSESEQPYETSSDVSNDSGEEIAQEKEYNIGFVKRTIEKLYGKAEIIRPSLFLGSAHRSQVCPHKSVEFHCAGKVGLYDSEGQSFGSFGHTSSSSPMLQEFQEEIQDKCDFNGGGANYNGGDTVEDSTKQNDHNRILGDVEEGVLIDKGKWFLKENHLLRVSFPENPGTCDSADTTSVDTLLDKSSEIPYSHFGNLAPGPTMAELSSSELEELTKPLEPKCHYFNMPHGSNSEPCNKDLLDVQNKICTMEKIPNQHTKEKDNHQPRRVCTSVTHTFTSAGNKVHPVSDNTVKNQPLPASGTVHGTLQEGDSLDKLYAVCGQHCPILTVIIQPVNEGGRGFAYRRDSDIENFLGFRLWMKIHPYLLQSCKNIVKDMDNKTSRRKVFIDDAIDEAFDWLYFSSTYDSMDKRGKLNRINFLDLEEKNNLKKFQAYLKKSFCVNFLHVALLVVGEVNSDTQDPSNQVNEIFKAVDENNNLLNNRFQSSRTNLNQVVRENLNYLFSFGMLGQTYLLRICQVETSLNSSRNTLEMLHIFEDENIFIWEDENQLNLTNLESSDEQEDL is encoded by the exons ATGAGCGAAACCCCTTCCACTAGTTTCTCTGTGATTCATGGGACTTCTCCTGAAGGTCGAGTTCCCCACGCCCGCCACTTGAGCGTTCCTCAACCTGTCGTGGCCAAACGGATCAGCTTCTATAAGAGCGGAGACCCCCAGTTCGGCGGGGTCCAAGTGGTGGTCAATCCCCGCTCTTTTAAGACGTTTGATGCTTTGCTGGATAACTTGTCCGGGAAGGTTCCCCTGCCGTTCGGGGTGAGGAACATCAGCACGCCGCGGGGCATGCACAGCGTCACGCGCCTGGAGGAGCTGCAGGACGGCCAGTCGTACCTGTGCTCGCACGGGCGGAGGGTGCAGCCGGTGGACCTGGAGCGCGCGCGCCGGCGGCCGCGGccctggcagagcagccgggcCGCCGACGCACATGCCACCAACGCACATGCGCGCCGCGCCGCCAACGCACATGCgcgccgcgccgccgccgccccgtCCGCCCCGTCCGCCCCGGCGCGGGGCCCGCGGAGGCTCGTGGTCTTCCGGAACGGCGACCCGCGCGTAGGCCGTGTGGTGGCGGTCAGCCCGAGGGTCACCCAGAGCTTCGAGGCCTTTCTGCGGCACCTCGCCGAGGTCCTGCGGTGCCCAGTGGCGAAGCTGTACGCGACGGACGGGAGGAAG gTTCCCAGCCTCCAGGCAGTGATCCTGAGCTCTGGAGCCATTGTGGCAGCAGGAAGGGAGCCATTTAAACCAGGAAATTATGACATCCAAAAGTACTTGCTTCCTGCTAGGTTACCAGGGATTGCTCATCGTGTGCACCCCGAAGGAAATGCTAGGTTAGAAAGCAGAAAGA CGAGCATACACGTGCCTTCAAGCCCAAGGTCCCGGGTTTATACTGGTTCTTCTCACAAaatgcataataataataataatgattgctACTCAGactgttctcttgctcctgaGAATTACTTGGCCTTAGAAAAAAatgattctcaaaatttattgaTAGAGCCTTCTGAAGATGATATTGAGAAATCAGTTATTTTTAATCAAGATGGCACTATGACAGTTGAGATGAAAGTTCGATTCAAGATAAAAGAGGAGGAAACCATAAGATGGACAACTACTGTCAGTAGAGCTGATCTTTCTAATAATGATGAAAAGTGTGAGGCAAGCAGTTCTTCAGGAGGAACAGATGATAGGTCATCTGGTTTAAAGCTTGAAGCATGTTCATTGTCTGCAGAACTCTTACCTATGATGAAGAATGATAATCATGAAGACAATATGGTAGAAGAGATAAACACTCAAATGACAGATGGAAGGGTTGCAACTTGCAGTTCTGCTAGTTGGGAGAATGCTGCTATGGACACAAATGTCATTCAGGTAACTCAGGATCAAGAAAAGTACCGTTTTTATAGGCCGCCTACACCTGGACCAAGGAGGGTGAGACAAAAGAAATCTGTGATAGGGAGTGTGACCTTAGTAGCTGAAACAGAAATTCAAGAGAAAACGATTAGACAGATTTCCTataatgaagaaacagaagatgagGAAAACAAATCTGAGTATCATATGTTCACACATTCTAGCAGTAAAATGTCATCAGTATCTAACACACCAGTACTAGTTCAGATCAATAATGATGAGCAGCTGGAGTcatctttagaaagaaaaaaggaaagcagaTTGCTCAAGTCAAGTGCTGTGAGTACTGGTGTTTTAGAAATTACAAGTCAGAAGACGTTAGAGATGCCCCAGAATGGTATGCTGCAGACCATTTCAGAGAACTCAATTGTGGAGGAAGATACAGTTGATAGTGTAATATCAGACAACAAAACTAGTACCAAGACCTTCAGACGTTATGATAACACCAATGATTGGTTTAGTCCTATCTCAGCAGATACCACTCACTCTTCAGGTAACAACTTTGGAACTGATAAAACTATTTCAGAGGCCTCAACGTCAGTAGGATCCTCAACCGTCACCACAAGAATTGACAAACTAATTAATGAATTTGCTCAGTGTGGTGTAACAAAACTTCCAGATAATGAAAATCTGATTTCATTGTCTATTGCCAGCAAAAAGAAGCAGCAATCTCAGCAAATGATAAACACTGGGTATCAGGACGGGGAGATTATAACCAAAGGCGTACCCAGTAAGAGTGAGAGAATGAACACAGGAGGTAAAATTAAAATTGCACAGGAAACCATATGGCAAAATTCACACAGTCCACCTCAAGGAGAGGTTCTTTGTGAGGAAGACCTCCAAGCAAGAAATATTGTAATTGAATCAAATGACTTCTATGCCAAAAGTAATCTAAATTCCATGATTTCCAAGAATTTCcatagaaataaattaaatactaCTCAAAATCCTAAGGTTCAAGGacttttaaaaaaacccaaagcaaaatCTAGACATCTAAAGAAAGTGAGCTTAGAAAGACCTACAAAAAGAGAAATTGGGCAGGGAGATAAAATATTTCCCCAGAGTGAATTTAAATATTGCAaaaatacttttgaaaatcaaAGTTTATTTCACGTCTTTAACTTCCTTGAGCAAACACCCAGAACTTTTTGTGGACCCCAGTCTCAAGCAGAAGTGGCATCTAGGTACTTGAGAGGGTTGACGAAGAATAGCTTAGTTTCAAAAGTTACTAATTCACacataactttaaaaaaacataaaaaacaaaaagaaaagttgaAATCAGGCACTATTGTAAGGAAACAATCAAATTCCTTAGCTCTTCTGAAAAAAGCTGATTTTCCTGAGGATATTGCCCATCAATCAATTCAAAATTACATACAGACGTGGTTGCAGAACATAAACCCATTTCCAGCTTTGCAACCTAGAAAATCAGCTCCAGTATGCAAAAGTGAAAGGAATTTGGTAAGTTGTAACAATAATCGTTTTCCAGGAAATAGTCACACAAgttcaagaaaaggaaataattttgtTATGGGAAGTAATAAGcacataactaaaaatgccagTTTGACAGCAGATAATCTAGATAAAGAGGTAGGTAAGTCTCTTATTGCCAAAGGTAATGGCGAAGAACTTAGCAGAGACGTCTGTGAGAACCAAGTTGGATCTCTGAATGATGCTTACTTGGTTTCCATGCATGAATGTGGTACTTTATCAGAGTCAGCTATTGATGATCACAATACTAAAAGTCAGGCATCTGTTGAAAAGGCAGGACGAGGGGTAAGCCATGCTTCTCAAAAAATAAACCTAGCTACAGAAAAGCAAAGCGTAGAGGCTGCTATTCAAGTAGATTGTATTGGAGAGGATGCTCAAAAAGACCTTATACCAGCCCTGTTGCTTCGCCAACTGCAAGCTTCAGTTCCTAGTATTCAAAAGACTCAGAATGGTGTTGTTCAAATGCCAGTTTCACTTTCAGAtgtttccttcccttctcctgcAATATGTAATTCATCCACTAAACTCCTTCTAGCTTGGCTCCTGGTGCTAAACATGAAGGGAATCATGAGTAGCTTCTGTCAAGGTGATGCCCATAAGAGTACCAGCAGATCTTCAGAAATACTTGCATTGTTGGAGGTTCTAAAGCACATTGCCATCACAGAGGAAGCTGATGACTTGAAGGCTGCTGTGGCCAATTTAGTGGAGTCAACCACAGATTGCTTTGGATtcaatgagaaaaaacaaaatatggtTCCAGTAGGTCTTTCTGCAAATTATTTTACAGCCCCAAATCAGAAAGTTCCTAAGtgcactgaaaatgaagaaacacaggAAATCTCCTCTTTGGCCGGTGTCTCTGAAGACTGTGTTTCAGAAGTGACCTGTTCTCCATGTAATACATGCACTGTGGGCAAGATTTATTTTGCAGAAGAGACCTGTAATCCCAGTGATACTTTTTTTCCTGATGATAGTTGTGCCATGGATCAGACCTTCTCCAGGAATAAAGCTTGTTTTCCAGGAGAAGTTTGTTCACTTACTGATGCTGTGTCTTGTGTTCGAAAGGAGAACCATATCCATGAGGCAGCTTGCCCAATTGATGAGGCCTGTAGTCCCATGAAAGTCTGTAGTACTAATGGCTTTTTAAATTCCAAAGAAAATGCATATACTGATAACCTAGAATTAATTGAAGAGTTAGAGAGAGTTGATGAAGTTCAAAAAGACCTCAATATTTTGGCAGATACTGGGTATAAAAATAGCTGTAATACATTGGTATCGCAGGAAAATATGAGTAATTTAAGCCATTGTGACTTTTTCCTAAATGCAACAGAACCAGAATTTGGTAAGAAACATAGTTCTCTAGCTCAATTTCAGAGTTGTTCACTAAAGGATAAAAATGCATATACATCCTTTGATAAGGAAGAATCAAGGACTTCTGAAGAAGCAGGCTCAATAACTAACAGCATGACATCAAGTGAAAGAAATATTTCAGAATTGGAGTCTTTTGAAGAATTAGAAAACCAGAATACTAATATCTTTAATACAAAGGTAAATGCAGGAGAGCAAGCTGCTGAAGAATCAATCCAGAAAGAGGTAGAGGCTAGTAAAAATTTGGAACTGATAGAAGCCTCTAGCAGAAACAttatagaagaagagagaaagaatgatGTAATTTGTGAGACAATCGGTAAAAGTCTGGTAACACCACCATCTTTAGTTTTTTGCTATGATTCTAAGCAAAACTCTGAAAAGGAGATCAATGAAGGAAAAACTAAAATGAGGGTAAAAATGATGGTGAAAAGCATGGAAATTGGAAGTTATTCAGAGTCCtctcttgattttaaaaaatgcttaaaaagtCCATTAACTTCTGATTTCTCGGACTATAGACAGGACAGTGAGAGCGAACAGCCATATGAAACATCCAGCGATGTTTCCAATGACAGTGGTGAAGAGATTGCCCAGGAAAAAGAATACAACATAGGGTTTGTTAAAAGGACAATAGAAAAACTTTATGGTAAAGCCGAGATTATTAGACCATCTCTTTTTTTGGGGTCTGCACACAGATCTCAGGTTTGTCCTCACAAGTCTGTGGAATTTCACTGTGCTGGGAAAGTAGGCCTTTATGATTCTGAAGGTCAGTCATTTGGTTCCTTTGGACACACATCTAGTAGTTCACCTATGTTGCAAGAATTTCAGGAGGAAATACAAGATAAATGTGACTTTAATGGTGGGGGGGCCAATTATAATGGGGGAGATACTGTAGAAGATAGTACAAAACAAAATGATCATAATAGAATCCTCGGGGATGTAGAGGAAGGAGTGCTGATTGACAAAGGCAAGTGGTTCCTGAAAGAAAATCATTTGCTAAGGGTGTCATTCCCTGAAAATCCTGGCACATGTGACAGTGCAGACACCACATCAGTGGATACGCTGCTTGATAAGAGCAGTGAGATACCATATTCACATTTTGGAAATTTGGCCCCAGGCCCAACTATGGCTGAATTATCCTCTTCGGAGCTAGAGGAACTTACTAAACCCCTTGAACCGAAATGTCATTATTTTAATATGCCCCATGGGAGTAACTCCGAGCCTTGTAATAAGGATTTGCTAGATGTTCAAAATAAAATCTGCACCATGGAAAAAATACCAAATCAACACACAAAGGAGAAGGATAATCATCAGCCCAGAAGAGTATGCACATCCGTCACTCACACCTTTACATCTGCTGGTAACAAAGTCCATCCTGTGTCTGATAATACAGTTAAAAACCAGCCATTGCCTGCCAGTGGTACGGTTCATGGTACCCTTCAGGAGGGTGACTCTTTGGATAAACTCTACGCTGTTTGTGGTCAGCATTGCCCAATACTAACTGTTATTATCCAACCTGTAAACGAGGGAGGCCGAGGATTTGCATATCGCAGAGATTCTGATATTGAGAATTTCTTGGGTTTCCGTTTATGGATGAAAATACACCCATATTTACTACAGTCATGCAAAAACATTGTCAAAGATATGGACAATAAAACAAGTAGGAGAAAAGTATTTATAGACGATGCCATTGATGAGGCATTTGATTGGCTTTATTTCAGCAGCACATACGACTCAATGGATAAAAGAGGAAAATTAAATCGAATTAATTTCTTGGacttagaggaaaaaaataatttaaagaaatttCAAGCATATTTAAAGAAAAGCTTTTGTGTGAATTTCTTGCATGTAGCATTGTTAGTTGTGGGTGAAGTGAATTCAGATACACAAGATCCCAGCAATCAGGTAAATGAAATCTTCAAAGCAGTTGATGAAAATAACAACTTATTAAATAACAGATTCCAGAGCTCAAGAACAAACCTGAACCAAGTAGTAAGAGAAAATCTGAACtatcttttctcctttggaaTGCTTGGTCAAACCTACCTGTTACGTATTTGCCAAGTTGAGACATCCTTAAATAGCAGCAGAAATACATTAGAGATGCTTCATATTTTTGaggatgaaaatattttcatttgggaAGATGAAAACCAATTAAATTTAACCAACCTTGAAAGCAGTGATGAACAAGAAGATTTATAA